One Carassius auratus strain Wakin chromosome 3, ASM336829v1, whole genome shotgun sequence genomic region harbors:
- the LOC113042071 gene encoding GTP-binding protein Rhes-like codes for MTHHTRPPIHHQHIKALREPRTNHCTKSAARPLPPSCRPQHQSFWTIPARSMVVNTTDKALLSVDGTAMLSCCSYHSEGTATVDMHLQCASHWRHPEPKMRVVRSASTGKRPSSSERKPRRSLDPVSAPQLHKTKHMRYESKNDELVSVKPSHYRRIVVLGAPRVGKTAIIRRFLGDDGFEEQYEPTTEDFHSKLYHIRGERYQLDILDASKERDFPAKRRLSILTGDIFLLVFSVTDRESFTEICSLREEIFTAKSKLTKSKENRQLPLLICGNKTDLNSSRAVQHADIRQSLGEDSVLFEVSAKDCTNLEEMFETLAVLGGLPTETRPSLHRDISIHTYQALSSRKRNKRAVHEPCGAVHPLARRPSFSSDLRRVMGPSTPKRSTPIERCQIQ; via the exons ATGACGCACCACACGAGACCACCCATCCATCATCAGCATATAAAAGCACTGCGGGAACCGCGTACAAATCACTGCACCAAGAGTGCTGCGCGTCCCCTTCCGCCGTCCTGCCGACCACAGCACCAGTCGTTCTGGACGATACCAGCGAGGAGCATGGTGGTGAACACAACTGATAAAGCTCTTCTTTCTGTTGATGGCACCGCGATGCTCTCCTGTTGCAGCTATCACTCCGAGGGCACCGCAACAGTTGATATGCATTTGCAGTGCGCGTCGCACTGGAGACATCCAGAGCCAAAGATGCGAGTGGTGCGCTCCGCCAGCACTGGAAAGCGACCCTCGTCGTCTGAACGCAAACCCCGGAGATCTCTGGATCCTGTCTCCGCGCCTCAGCTCCATAAAACAAAGCACATGAGATATGAGAGTAAAAACGACGAGCTGGTCAGCGTAAAACCCAGTCATTACCGGCGCATAGTTGTGCTCGGCGCGCCCCGAGTGGGCAAAACGGCGATTATCCGTCGTTTTCTAGGTGATGATGGATTCGAGGAACAGTACGAGCCGACGACCGAAGACTTTCACAGCAAACTGTATCACATCCGTGGAGAGAGATACCAGTTAGACATCCTGGACGCGTCCAAAGAGAGAGACTTTCCTGCCAAGCGAAGACTATCTATTCTGACAG GTGACATATTCCTGCTGGTGTTCAGCGTGACTGATCGAGAGTCTTTCACGGAGATCTGCTCGTTACGCGAGGAGATTTTCACTGCCAAATCCAAGCTGACCAAGTCCAAAGAAAACAGACAGCTTCCGCTTCTTATCTGTGGTAATAAAACTGACTTAAACTCCTCGAGAGCCGTGCAGCACGCTGATATTCGCCAGTCTCTTGGGGAGGACAGCGTCCTCTTTGAGGTGTCTGCTAAAGATTGCACCAACCTGGAGGAGATGTTCGAGACCCTGGCGGTGTTGGGAGGGCTCCCCACAGAGACCAGACCCTCTCTCCATCGAGACATCTCCATCCACACGTATCAAGCGCTGAGCAGCAGAAAGAGAAACAAAAGAGCCGTGCATGAGCCGTGTGGCGCGGTGCATCCGCTCGCCCGCAGACCGAGTTTCAGCAGCGATCTGCGGCGCGTGATGGGCCCGAGCACCCCTAAACGAAGTACACCAATTGAGAGGTgtcaaatacagtaa